The proteins below are encoded in one region of Candidatus Thiodiazotropha sp. LNASS1:
- a CDS encoding DUF2201 family putative metallopeptidase, giving the protein MDKQQIETKLAAARTKLILDKPFLGALVMRLPMQEANPDWCPATATDAKQFYYNPEFIDQLSLDETQFMLAHEALHCALSHFARRQHRNKLHWDMACDYAINPLLIEDSLKPPPGSLFLPQFEGMTAEEIYPLLDEKDDEEPLDNHVYDQDNTKGSGAGKTEKNISNKNDQSETENEGDESGNQQSGDGSAASQPPPLTPDEAETLNIQWLQRLAGAAQQAMQVGKLDGAMARMVDHLLQPQLPWRLLLARYMTAIARDDFSYMRPSRREGEHILPSLRSNQVELVVALDSSGSIQDHEMGEFLSEINALKGQMRARITLLACDSAIAEDAPWAYEAWEDFQLPAKITGGGGTSFEPIFEWISAQGMQPDLLVYFTDAEGAFPKQAPHYPVIWLVKGKRTPPWGQRIQLN; this is encoded by the coding sequence ATGGACAAGCAACAGATCGAGACCAAACTGGCGGCGGCCCGCACCAAGCTGATACTGGATAAGCCCTTTCTCGGCGCATTGGTGATGCGGCTCCCTATGCAGGAAGCCAACCCGGACTGGTGCCCGGCCACAGCCACCGATGCAAAACAGTTCTATTACAACCCCGAATTCATCGATCAGTTGAGTCTGGATGAGACCCAGTTCATGCTGGCGCACGAGGCACTGCACTGTGCCCTTTCACATTTTGCCCGACGTCAGCATCGCAACAAACTCCACTGGGATATGGCGTGTGATTACGCCATCAATCCGTTACTTATCGAGGATAGCCTCAAACCTCCACCCGGATCCCTGTTCCTGCCCCAGTTCGAGGGTATGACCGCCGAGGAGATCTACCCACTGCTGGATGAGAAGGATGATGAAGAACCTCTGGACAATCACGTCTACGATCAGGACAACACCAAGGGCTCAGGTGCTGGTAAGACCGAGAAGAATATCTCCAACAAGAACGACCAGAGCGAAACCGAGAATGAAGGGGATGAAAGCGGGAATCAACAAAGCGGTGACGGTTCAGCCGCCAGTCAACCGCCCCCCCTCACGCCCGATGAGGCGGAGACACTGAATATTCAGTGGCTGCAGCGCCTCGCGGGTGCAGCCCAGCAAGCAATGCAGGTGGGTAAGCTGGACGGAGCCATGGCGCGCATGGTGGATCACCTGCTGCAACCCCAGCTGCCCTGGCGGTTGCTGCTTGCCCGTTATATGACCGCAATCGCCAGGGACGATTTCAGCTATATGCGACCCTCCCGCCGGGAAGGTGAGCATATTCTACCCAGTCTTCGCAGCAATCAGGTCGAACTGGTGGTTGCACTGGATAGCAGCGGTTCAATACAGGACCATGAGATGGGTGAGTTTCTTTCTGAAATCAATGCCTTGAAGGGACAGATGCGAGCCCGCATTACACTTCTCGCCTGTGACTCGGCAATCGCTGAGGATGCACCCTGGGCCTATGAGGCCTGGGAGGATTTCCAGCTTCCAGCCAAGATCACCGGAGGTGGCGGCACCAGCTTCGAGCCGATCTTTGAGTGGATCTCAGCACAAGGCATGCAACCCGATCTGCTCGTCTACTTCACGGACGCAGAAGGCGCCTTTCCCAAGCAGGCACCTCACTATCCGGTTATCTGGCTGGTGAAAGGAAAACGCACCCCCCCATGGGGACAACGCATCCAGCTCAATTGA
- a CDS encoding AAA family ATPase, with protein sequence MRPIQLITILEQEFISTRAGHHTPVMLWGPPGVGKSDMVREVAMNHQAPVIDIRLSQMEPSDLRGIPFRANGSVEWAVPSILPSSERHGAAGILFLDEITSAPPTVSAAAYQLILDRRLGEYQVPDGWAIFAAGNRQGDRGVTYSMPAPLANRFSHFEVETNLDDWVTWAYRNDIDERIIAFLRFRPELLFDFDPAHNPVAFPSPRSWEFAHRALQKFDKHPQLLQGALQACVGPAAGVELNAFVNSLDKMPDLDAIIAGDDVPVPDEIDLQYAIAAALVGRAIRAHDAGDGTVTHGRILEYARQFPQREMGVMLVSDMHRAIGEAIFAVPQFSDWAQAVSDVMLYES encoded by the coding sequence ATGCGTCCAATCCAGTTAATCACGATCCTTGAACAGGAGTTCATCAGTACCCGCGCCGGCCACCATACGCCGGTCATGCTCTGGGGTCCCCCCGGTGTCGGCAAATCCGACATGGTGCGTGAAGTTGCAATGAACCACCAGGCGCCGGTAATCGATATCCGGTTATCGCAAATGGAGCCCAGTGATCTGAGAGGCATCCCGTTCAGAGCCAACGGGAGTGTGGAGTGGGCAGTCCCCTCAATCCTGCCGAGTAGCGAACGCCATGGGGCAGCGGGAATACTGTTCCTCGACGAGATCACCTCGGCGCCGCCGACGGTCTCTGCCGCAGCCTACCAGTTGATTCTCGATCGCCGCCTGGGCGAGTACCAGGTGCCTGACGGATGGGCCATTTTTGCAGCAGGTAATCGTCAGGGAGACCGCGGTGTCACCTACAGCATGCCAGCACCCTTGGCCAACCGCTTCTCCCACTTTGAAGTGGAGACCAACCTGGATGACTGGGTCACCTGGGCCTATCGCAATGATATCGATGAGCGGATTATCGCATTCTTGCGCTTTCGGCCGGAACTGCTTTTTGACTTCGACCCCGCGCACAACCCTGTCGCCTTCCCTTCACCCCGTTCGTGGGAATTCGCCCATCGCGCCCTGCAAAAGTTTGATAAACATCCGCAACTCTTGCAGGGTGCCCTGCAGGCCTGTGTCGGACCCGCCGCAGGGGTGGAGTTGAACGCCTTCGTCAACAGTCTCGACAAGATGCCCGATCTGGATGCCATTATCGCTGGTGATGATGTGCCGGTACCCGATGAAATTGACCTGCAGTACGCCATAGCCGCTGCCCTGGTGGGACGCGCCATACGCGCCCATGATGCGGGGGACGGAACTGTCACGCATGGCCGGATCCTGGAGTATGCACGCCAGTTTCCACAACGGGAGATGGGGGTCATGCTGGTCTCCGATATGCATCGCGCCATCGGTGAGGCTATTTTTGCGGTACCTCAATTCAGCGACTGGGCCCAGGCGGTGTCGGATGTGATGCTTTATGAATCTTAG
- a CDS encoding Smr/MutS family protein: MSDEEKKADDNMLFFEAFGDIKPIQQQRIEPYRRKLPPRPLNLPVGDEDGTERDLYADQEVETGEVLDFARPGVQLRVMHDLRRGYLEIGAELDLHGLTVRYARDDLNRFLKACQERDIRCVRIIHGKGYRSEGKQPILKQKLNLWLRQRDDVLAFTSATRRDGGTGAAYVLLRNPRKGKR, translated from the coding sequence ATGAGTGACGAAGAGAAAAAAGCCGACGACAATATGCTGTTTTTCGAGGCATTTGGCGATATAAAGCCGATACAACAGCAGCGGATTGAGCCCTATCGCCGCAAACTGCCTCCCAGGCCACTGAATCTCCCTGTCGGTGATGAAGATGGAACCGAGCGGGATCTGTATGCCGATCAGGAGGTCGAGACAGGCGAGGTACTCGATTTTGCGAGGCCCGGGGTGCAACTGCGTGTCATGCATGATCTGCGTAGAGGTTATCTGGAGATTGGCGCTGAGCTGGACTTGCACGGATTGACTGTGCGCTACGCACGGGACGATCTGAATCGGTTTCTCAAGGCCTGTCAGGAAAGGGATATCCGTTGCGTGCGTATCATCCACGGCAAGGGTTATCGTTCAGAGGGAAAACAGCCAATACTTAAGCAAAAACTCAACCTCTGGCTGAGACAGCGGGATGATGTGCTCGCCTTTACCTCAGCCACCCGCAGGGACGGAGGTACCGGTGCAGCGTATGTCCTGCTGCGTAATCCTAGAAAGGGCAAACGATAA
- the surE gene encoding 5'/3'-nucleotidase SurE, with translation MKILLSNDDGYQAPGLRILAGQLSAVGDIVVVAPDQDRSGASNSLTLVNPLRARTMENGFIRVDGTPTDCVHLAITGLLEEEPDLVVSGINAGPNMGDDVLYSGTVAAATEGRFLGFPAIAISMNSHEPQHFDTAARVAEELISRMVHFPLSENVILNVNVPDLPYDRLLGVRSTRLGHRHKAEPVVKTSDPRGNTIYWVGPAGAEQDAGPGTDFYTVRQGYVSVTPLQVDLTRHSALQTVSEWLER, from the coding sequence ATGAAAATCCTCCTTAGCAACGACGATGGTTATCAGGCCCCTGGGCTGCGGATACTGGCCGGGCAACTATCGGCGGTAGGTGATATCGTGGTGGTGGCCCCTGATCAGGATCGTAGTGGTGCCAGCAACTCTCTGACCCTGGTCAACCCGCTACGTGCCCGTACCATGGAAAACGGCTTCATCAGGGTGGATGGTACACCGACAGATTGTGTCCATCTGGCTATCACAGGACTTCTTGAAGAAGAACCGGATCTGGTCGTCTCAGGTATCAATGCGGGTCCGAATATGGGGGACGATGTACTCTATTCCGGTACGGTGGCGGCAGCTACCGAAGGTCGCTTTTTGGGTTTTCCGGCAATTGCCATCTCCATGAATTCCCACGAACCCCAACATTTCGATACCGCGGCTCGTGTTGCAGAGGAGTTAATCAGCCGGATGGTGCATTTTCCGTTGTCGGAAAATGTGATCCTCAATGTCAATGTTCCCGATCTTCCCTATGATCGATTGCTGGGGGTACGCTCCACACGGCTTGGCCACAGACACAAGGCCGAACCAGTGGTCAAGACCAGCGATCCCAGGGGAAACACTATTTATTGGGTCGGGCCCGCAGGCGCAGAGCAGGACGCCGGACCAGGTACCGATTTTTATACAGTGAGACAGGGGTATGTCTCTGTGACGCCGCTGCAGGTCGATCTTACCCGTCACAGTGCGTTGCAGACAGTCAGCGAGTGGCTCGAGCGGTGA
- a CDS encoding protein-L-isoaspartate(D-aspartate) O-methyltransferase, which translates to MRPEHQGIGMTSQRTRQRLIDRLRKKGIRHQAVLEAMRNTPRHIFVDEALASRAYEETALPIGHGQTISQPYTVARMTEALLEGETPEMVLEIGTGSGYQCAILAQLVRRVYSVERIAALLDQARLRFRELGLRNIRLKHSDGGIGLPEYAPFDAILVTAAPMGLPQSLLDQLAVGGRLVIPIQSSKGQVMVRVTRTRDGFQQEHLESANFVPLMGGMI; encoded by the coding sequence ATGCGGCCTGAACACCAGGGGATCGGCATGACCTCCCAACGTACAAGGCAGCGTTTGATCGATCGCCTGCGCAAAAAGGGGATTCGGCATCAGGCTGTGCTGGAGGCGATGCGGAATACCCCGCGGCACATCTTTGTCGACGAGGCACTGGCCAGTCGCGCCTATGAAGAGACGGCCCTACCCATAGGCCATGGCCAGACCATCTCTCAACCTTATACCGTCGCACGCATGACCGAGGCGTTGCTTGAGGGTGAGACGCCAGAGATGGTCTTGGAGATTGGTACCGGGTCCGGCTATCAATGCGCCATCCTGGCTCAATTGGTGCGCCGGGTATACAGCGTCGAGCGGATAGCGGCACTGCTTGATCAGGCACGCCTCAGGTTCAGGGAACTTGGCCTACGCAATATTCGTCTCAAGCATAGTGATGGGGGCATTGGTCTGCCGGAGTATGCACCTTTCGATGCAATATTGGTGACCGCTGCGCCGATGGGACTGCCGCAATCACTCCTAGATCAATTGGCAGTGGGAGGCCGCTTGGTGATACCGATTCAGAGCAGCAAAGGACAGGTCATGGTTAGGGTTACACGGACACGTGATGGATTTCAGCAGGAGCATTTGGAGTCAGCGAACTTTGTGCCATTGATGGGTGGAATGATCTGA
- a CDS encoding YqaA family protein codes for MPLFSSLYARTMQWSRHPHAPAYLAGLSFAESSFFPIPPDVMLAPMSMAQPNQAWFFAGLTTLASVIGGMLGYLIGVYAFDLVQPWLHSLGYWEGYLNTKAWFGEWGFWAIFLAGFSPIPYKIFTITAGVISMAFLPFVVASIIGRGARFFLVAALMAWGGARMEKVLHRYVDRLGWILVIAFLVLIIYLK; via the coding sequence ATGCCTCTCTTCTCCTCGCTCTATGCCCGTACCATGCAGTGGTCTCGCCACCCCCATGCCCCTGCCTATCTAGCGGGCTTGAGTTTTGCCGAATCCTCTTTCTTTCCCATTCCCCCGGATGTCATGTTGGCGCCGATGAGCATGGCGCAACCAAATCAGGCTTGGTTCTTCGCCGGTCTGACCACCCTGGCCTCTGTCATTGGAGGTATGCTCGGTTACCTTATCGGCGTGTATGCATTTGATTTAGTACAACCATGGTTGCACAGTTTGGGTTATTGGGAGGGTTATCTGAATACCAAGGCGTGGTTTGGCGAGTGGGGATTCTGGGCGATTTTCCTGGCAGGTTTCTCACCCATCCCTTACAAGATATTTACCATTACCGCAGGTGTTATCAGCATGGCCTTTCTTCCCTTCGTTGTTGCTTCAATAATTGGACGGGGGGCGCGTTTCTTTCTGGTAGCAGCATTGATGGCTTGGGGCGGCGCACGCATGGAGAAGGTATTGCATCGCTATGTGGATCGTCTCGGCTGGATATTGGTGATCGCCTTCTTGGTGCTGATAATTTATCTTAAATAG
- a CDS encoding peptidoglycan DD-metalloendopeptidase family protein, with product MLLLSLLFSLTACSSRGSAPVYNRSPTPPHRVESGLQQQHQSPSVRHKTSRTYYLVQGGDTLYSIAWRHYLSLNSLAAWNGIKGPDYAIYPGQRLRLKPPETSARRVKRMPEVERSPAKAKHTTGIKPLPDKNSGVTTARTQTKPLQSKIVTKPVKPRPVNKRIKLSWKWPTKGKVVQTFSKSDQNRKGIRIQGHMGQPVRAAEAGKVVYAGGGLVGYGNLVIIKHDQEFLSAYGYNRKLLVKEGDKLAKGDIVAHMGSPNRGGQPMLHFEVRKQGKPINPLPLLPRK from the coding sequence ATGTTGTTGCTGAGCCTGCTTTTCAGCCTAACTGCCTGTTCGTCCAGAGGTAGTGCGCCTGTCTACAACCGTTCACCAACCCCACCGCATCGGGTGGAATCAGGGCTTCAACAACAGCATCAGTCACCATCGGTTCGTCACAAAACGTCTCGAACATACTACCTGGTGCAAGGGGGGGATACCCTTTACTCAATCGCCTGGAGGCACTATCTGTCTTTGAATTCTCTGGCGGCCTGGAACGGGATTAAAGGGCCGGATTATGCAATCTATCCCGGACAGCGTTTGCGATTGAAGCCACCTGAGACAAGCGCAAGGCGGGTGAAACGTATGCCAGAGGTTGAGCGGTCGCCTGCGAAGGCTAAGCACACAACCGGTATCAAACCATTACCTGATAAGAATTCCGGCGTGACGACCGCCAGAACCCAAACAAAGCCGCTACAGAGCAAGATCGTCACAAAACCCGTAAAACCGAGACCGGTGAACAAACGTATTAAGTTAAGCTGGAAATGGCCGACCAAAGGTAAAGTAGTGCAGACCTTTTCGAAATCGGATCAGAATCGTAAAGGGATCCGAATCCAGGGTCATATGGGGCAACCTGTCAGGGCGGCCGAGGCCGGAAAGGTGGTGTATGCTGGTGGGGGATTGGTCGGATATGGGAATCTCGTTATTATCAAACATGACCAGGAGTTTTTGAGTGCCTATGGATACAATCGCAAATTGTTGGTCAAAGAGGGTGATAAACTGGCCAAAGGCGATATAGTGGCGCATATGGGATCACCAAACAGAGGTGGTCAACCGATGCTGCATTTTGAGGTCAGGAAGCAGGGGAAGCCTATTAATCCGCTGCCACTGCTACCGCGTAAATAA
- the rpoS gene encoding RNA polymerase sigma factor RpoS, whose product MSKSPVEPDDSDESPIIDDLAEDEVILSDDADDADDADESEEIVQEKAAEDISDVLKIKSPEPGDAQMDATRLYLNEIGISKLLTAEEEVYYARLAQKGDQPARQRMIESNLRLVVKIARRYMNRGLALLDLIEEGNLGLIRAVEKFDPERGFRFSTYATWWIRQTIERAIMNQTRTIRLPIHVVKEINVYLRAARKLAQTLDHEPSSEEIADLLDRPIDEVKRMLGLNERVTSVDTPFGKDADKPLLDTIADEKSMDPTVDIQNDGLNANLDRWLSKLNDKQREVVERRFGLHGYENSTLEQVANELGVTRERVRQIQMDALRRLRDILERDGFSVDSIFK is encoded by the coding sequence ATGAGTAAAAGTCCTGTAGAGCCTGATGATTCGGATGAAAGTCCGATCATTGATGATCTCGCGGAAGATGAAGTCATCCTGTCGGATGATGCGGATGATGCGGATGATGCGGATGAGAGTGAAGAGATCGTACAAGAGAAAGCCGCGGAAGATATCAGTGATGTCTTGAAGATCAAATCACCTGAACCGGGCGATGCACAGATGGACGCCACCCGGCTCTATCTCAATGAAATAGGGATATCGAAACTACTCACCGCAGAAGAGGAGGTCTACTACGCCAGGCTGGCTCAAAAAGGCGATCAGCCAGCAAGGCAACGCATGATCGAAAGCAACCTCCGACTGGTAGTGAAGATAGCTCGTCGTTACATGAATCGTGGGCTTGCACTCCTTGATCTCATCGAGGAGGGTAACCTGGGGTTGATTCGGGCAGTGGAGAAGTTTGATCCTGAAAGGGGTTTCCGATTTTCAACCTACGCCACATGGTGGATTCGGCAGACCATCGAGCGGGCGATCATGAATCAGACACGCACGATCCGTCTTCCGATTCACGTTGTTAAAGAGATTAATGTCTATCTGCGAGCCGCCAGAAAACTCGCACAGACCCTTGATCACGAACCCAGTTCAGAGGAGATCGCCGATCTTCTCGACAGGCCGATCGATGAAGTCAAACGCATGCTGGGACTGAATGAGCGTGTGACCTCCGTGGATACCCCATTCGGCAAGGATGCCGACAAACCATTACTCGATACCATCGCTGATGAGAAGAGTATGGATCCGACGGTGGATATCCAGAATGACGGGCTAAATGCCAATCTTGATCGGTGGCTGAGTAAACTCAACGACAAACAGCGAGAGGTGGTGGAACGCCGTTTTGGTCTTCACGGCTATGAAAACTCCACCCTTGAACAGGTGGCGAACGAACTCGGTGTGACCCGGGAACGCGTCAGGCAGATCCAGATGGATGCCCTCAGGCGCCTGCGTGATATCCTAGAGAGAGACGGTTTTTCGGTAGATTCGATTTTTAAGTGA
- a CDS encoding Crp/Fnr family transcriptional regulator: MCQVLEYAEPGSGVPSGILLRRQSVKKGEMLFGAEQLFKAVYAVKSGSFKAMIPDLNRQERVVGFYLPGDLIGIEGMANQHYSYSVRALEAGSVCVLDIGRLTESGRSTEAIQRALIDMLGREVALNHSQTASLIRQNADQRLAAFILALALRTSLRGLGGDRLYLGMSRSDMASYLGLARETVSRVLTRFQNEGLIQLRNQSLMLLSWDGLQQVAASR; encoded by the coding sequence ATGTGTCAGGTTCTGGAGTATGCAGAGCCGGGTAGTGGTGTGCCATCCGGTATCCTGTTGAGACGACAGTCGGTAAAGAAAGGGGAGATGCTGTTCGGTGCCGAGCAGTTGTTTAAGGCTGTCTATGCCGTAAAATCGGGATCATTTAAAGCGATGATACCCGATCTCAATCGGCAGGAACGGGTCGTTGGATTCTATCTGCCTGGTGACTTGATTGGGATCGAGGGGATGGCGAATCAACACTATTCCTACTCGGTACGGGCACTTGAGGCAGGATCCGTATGTGTATTGGACATTGGCCGGCTGACTGAAAGCGGACGCTCTACCGAGGCCATACAGCGTGCGCTGATCGATATGCTCGGGAGGGAGGTCGCATTGAATCACTCCCAAACCGCCTCATTGATACGGCAGAACGCGGATCAGCGTCTGGCTGCCTTCATCCTAGCCTTGGCGCTGCGTACCTCGTTACGTGGTCTGGGTGGAGATAGGCTCTATTTGGGCATGTCAAGAAGCGATATGGCCAGTTATCTTGGTCTGGCTCGGGAAACGGTTAGTCGGGTACTGACAAGGTTTCAGAATGAGGGATTGATCCAACTGCGGAATCAGAGTCTCATGCTGCTCAGTTGGGATGGATTGCAGCAGGTTGCAGCTTCCCGTTAG
- the ccoN gene encoding cytochrome-c oxidase, cbb3-type subunit I, with protein MDAAAEQKYNFAVVRWFTVMAVVYLVVGALVGVYIAAELAWPFLNFDLPYITFGRLRPLHTNAVIFAFGGCALMATSFYSVQRTCGVRLWSDKLAWFAFWGWNLIIVSAVITLPLGITTAKEYAELEWPIDLAIAVVWLVYSFNFIMTMATRKTSHIYVSNWFFLGMMVMITYLHVVNSLAVPVDLFKSYSAFSGVQDAMIQWWYGHNAVGFYLTAGFLGIMYYFVPKQAGRPVYSYRLSVIHFWALMFGYVWLGSHHLQYTALPDWAGSLGAAVSLAMIIPSWGGAVNGMMTLSGAWDKLRTDYILRFMIMSLAFYAMSTFEGPVMSLKTVNALSHYTDWTVGHVHSGALGWVAMVAIGAIYHLMMRTFHTEMWSMKLINAHFWTATIGAVIYIVAMWVSGIMQGLMWRAYDEYGTLAYTFAESVEAMHPYYAMRTVGGAIFLLGALMMLINVLMTVAKASSEGSLQQARTAAATA; from the coding sequence ATGGACGCCGCAGCCGAGCAGAAATACAACTTCGCAGTTGTACGCTGGTTTACCGTCATGGCCGTAGTCTACCTTGTCGTAGGCGCATTGGTGGGTGTTTACATCGCCGCCGAACTGGCATGGCCGTTTCTAAACTTCGATTTACCGTACATCACTTTCGGGCGTCTACGTCCGCTTCACACCAATGCTGTCATCTTCGCCTTCGGCGGATGTGCACTGATGGCAACCTCGTTCTACAGCGTTCAACGCACCTGCGGCGTTCGGCTATGGAGTGACAAACTGGCTTGGTTCGCTTTTTGGGGCTGGAACCTGATCATTGTGTCTGCAGTGATCACCCTACCTCTCGGCATCACCACCGCAAAGGAGTACGCTGAGCTGGAGTGGCCGATCGACTTGGCAATCGCCGTGGTCTGGCTGGTCTATTCATTCAACTTCATTATGACCATGGCAACCCGCAAGACATCGCATATCTATGTCTCCAACTGGTTCTTCCTGGGTATGATGGTGATGATCACCTACCTCCACGTGGTCAACAGCCTGGCTGTCCCGGTTGATCTGTTCAAATCCTATTCAGCCTTTTCCGGCGTTCAGGATGCGATGATTCAATGGTGGTACGGACATAATGCGGTGGGCTTCTATCTGACCGCCGGCTTCTTGGGCATCATGTACTACTTCGTACCCAAACAGGCCGGGCGCCCTGTCTACTCTTACCGTCTCTCCGTGATCCACTTTTGGGCGCTGATGTTCGGTTATGTATGGTTGGGTTCACACCATCTGCAATACACCGCGCTTCCTGATTGGGCTGGATCCCTGGGTGCCGCAGTATCCCTGGCAATGATCATTCCGTCCTGGGGTGGTGCTGTAAACGGCATGATGACCCTATCCGGGGCCTGGGATAAACTGCGTACAGACTACATCCTGCGTTTCATGATCATGTCCCTGGCCTTCTACGCCATGTCCACCTTCGAAGGACCGGTCATGTCTCTGAAGACCGTGAACGCGCTCTCCCACTACACTGACTGGACAGTTGGTCATGTGCATTCAGGTGCCCTGGGTTGGGTTGCCATGGTCGCTATTGGCGCCATCTATCATCTGATGATGCGTACCTTCCACACCGAAATGTGGTCCATGAAACTGATCAACGCTCATTTCTGGACTGCCACCATCGGTGCGGTCATCTACATCGTCGCGATGTGGGTATCCGGTATCATGCAGGGCTTGATGTGGCGTGCCTATGATGAGTACGGCACTCTGGCCTACACCTTTGCTGAGTCTGTTGAAGCCATGCATCCATACTACGCCATGCGTACGGTGGGTGGTGCGATCTTCCTGCTTGGTGCATTGATGATGCTGATCAACGTCCTGATGACCGTTGCTAAAGCATCCAGTGAAGGTAGCCTGCAGCAAGCACGTACCGCTGCGGCAACTGCTTAA
- the ccoO gene encoding cytochrome-c oxidase, cbb3-type subunit II, protein MANENQSTGFQEKMEKNVWLLLLILALSLTVGGIVEIVPLFTMKSTMEHNAAPELVWQRQPGQTLHDHKPGDGVRPYTALELAGRDIYQREGCYTCHSQMVRPFRDEKERYGHYSLASESMYDHPFQWGSKRTGPDFARLGGKYSDDWQRKHLRAPRSVVPESVMPNYPWLKDNMVEGKDMAARFSVMRLLGVPYTDEDIASANGELVGKTEEDAMVAYLQVLGTMAKLDENKVYRE, encoded by the coding sequence ATGGCGAATGAAAACCAATCAACAGGCTTCCAGGAGAAGATGGAGAAGAACGTTTGGTTGCTTCTGCTTATCCTGGCTTTGTCTCTTACCGTGGGCGGTATCGTCGAAATCGTACCGCTGTTTACTATGAAGTCCACCATGGAGCACAACGCTGCACCTGAACTGGTCTGGCAACGTCAGCCCGGTCAGACGCTCCATGACCATAAACCTGGTGACGGCGTGCGTCCCTATACCGCTCTTGAGCTGGCGGGGCGCGACATCTATCAGAGAGAAGGTTGCTATACCTGCCACTCACAGATGGTCCGTCCTTTCCGTGATGAGAAAGAGCGTTACGGCCACTACTCTCTGGCATCAGAATCCATGTACGACCATCCCTTTCAATGGGGATCCAAGCGTACCGGTCCTGACTTCGCCAGACTCGGCGGTAAATATTCCGATGACTGGCAACGCAAGCATCTGCGCGCACCGCGATCAGTTGTACCGGAGTCTGTTATGCCCAACTATCCATGGCTGAAAGATAATATGGTCGAGGGTAAGGATATGGCGGCGCGGTTCTCGGTTATGAGATTGCTGGGTGTCCCATACACCGACGAGGATATCGCCAGCGCCAACGGTGAACTGGTGGGCAAGACTGAAGAGGATGCCATGGTGGCATATCTGCAGGTCTTGGGGACCATGGCAAAGCTTGACGAGAACAAGGTCTATCGTGAGTAG
- a CDS encoding cbb3-type cytochrome c oxidase subunit 3 — protein sequence MSSFIEHFQTDWEAMTTSDWVGLIMTVVTFILMVGVYFYALRPKNRDKLEKNRFIPMDDDAIDSGEKNGG from the coding sequence GTGAGTAGTTTCATCGAGCATTTTCAAACTGATTGGGAGGCTATGACCACCAGTGATTGGGTAGGCCTGATCATGACGGTGGTCACCTTCATACTCATGGTAGGCGTTTATTTCTACGCCTTACGTCCGAAAAATCGGGACAAGCTGGAGAAGAACCGCTTTATCCCGATGGATGATGATGCAATTGATAGCGGAGAGAAAAATGGCGGATAA